CCATAAAACCGATAATTTCGTGATAGAAAAATTCATCCTCTTCTAATTTTGGAACAAACTCATCAGGCAAGAATAGTTTTAGTTTTCTAAACTCTTCAGCTTGTTCGACACTATCTACTCCTTCTAATTTGATAAGCACTTTTTGCCCGACTTGTGGACGCAGATTTTCTACAAAAAAAGGAACTAATTGTCCTTTTTGTTCGACCAAGATAGATTCAATGTCAAGATATAAATCAATATTATCAGTATCCCAAAAGGCTTGAATATCGCCTTTGAGTCCGTGAGGTTTGATGAGTGAACCGAGTTCGAAACAGTTGTCTTTATTCATATACAAATTTAGAATTTAGAAGGTAGATTTTAGAAGTATGTAAATACACTACTTTAGTAAAAATGATTGACAAAAATACGACTTCATTTATTAATAAACGAAAAATTTATATTCACATTATCAAATCCATTGATTCTAACTTCTGAAATCTAAATTCTAACTTTATTTCATTTATTGATGACTGTTAACTGAATCTTCTTCTCTGAGTTTGTCTAAAAGTGCACTCAAAAGTCCTGCTTCTGCATCTGAAAGATTAAGGTAATTAGGTTTGTCTATAGGTTCTTCATTGTCTATCTGTTTCAAAAGTTCCAAACCTGATTCTGTAATAGAAATATTTACTTCTCTTCTATCTACTTCTCCTCGCCATTTATTGATATATTCTTTTGTAATTAATTTATCCATAATACGTGTCGTATTCGAATTTTTATCAATCATTCGGTCAGTAATATCTTTTGCACATAATGGAGTAGGGTGTGAACCACGCAAAATTCGAAGTACATT
This is a stretch of genomic DNA from Bernardetia sp. MNP-M8. It encodes these proteins:
- a CDS encoding MarR family transcriptional regulator translates to MKIEEALKTNKFKSDQHKAMLNIMFTASWLRGKVVGKLKCYGISQEQYNVLRILRGSHPTPLCAKDITDRMIDKNSNTTRIMDKLITKEYINKWRGEVDRREVNISITESGLELLKQIDNEEPIDKPNYLNLSDAEAGLLSALLDKLREEDSVNSHQ
- the rimM gene encoding ribosome maturation factor RimM (Essential for efficient processing of 16S rRNA); this translates as MNKDNCFELGSLIKPHGLKGDIQAFWDTDNIDLYLDIESILVEQKGQLVPFFVENLRPQVGQKVLIKLEGVDSVEQAEEFRKLKLFLPDEFVPKLEEDEFFYHEIIGFMVSDTEKGEIGKIETIYNLPQNDLLVINFKEKEVLIPLKKELIKEFDRENKSILMQLPEGLLDVYLSDDNEEEEKED